The Argopecten irradians isolate NY chromosome 16, Ai_NY, whole genome shotgun sequence genome window below encodes:
- the LOC138310720 gene encoding monocarboxylate transporter 12-like has product MDVLPWKEQYGTFPDKIKTIPTPGDVDKELAPPIDAGSKQPAPTPSDRCTQSVPSIDVGSKQPAPAPGDGCTQSVPPIDAGSKHPAPTPGDGCTQSVPSIDVGSKQPAPAHGDGCTQSVPSIDAESKHPAPTPGAGGTTTLNIRDSKTVSTADGGWGWIVTFASLFVSLVVDGVNGVSGIFYKEFLNTFGGSKGKTQTTFSVMFGTLLFLGPLTGVVVRKYGSRRVAICGGLIASSGFFLSTFSPSLDVMILLYGFVGGFGFALLYSNSLVTVGMYFEKRRALATGIAVSGSGVGVLVMAPMIELLLEIYGWKGTIWIMSAFVLNTVVCGALYRPASSRQSILLKLNKSSEDSTITSKKNSINIRRCCGLLDIFELSLLKRPVLLIQICWCFLNMMGYNIPFGYLPVHSVSVGLSSRESALLISIIGISSIVSRVLVGYISDKSCVNTFVLNSVMLLIGALSTSLVPYYTTFASLALYSIVYGATTATFATLMTVNLVKMIGVQFLSATLGIQLFCNGSGSFIGPPIAGVLSEMTGSYNSVFYFGGAVIGLAGFLSLPLICMARRQEEQQMTVEINQRYSTADTISNVSLKSFRSTSDTLP; this is encoded by the exons AGCAATACGGTACGTTTCCAGACAAGATAAAGACAATACCGACCCCTGGCGATGTTGACAAAGAGTTAGCTCCACCCATTGATGCCGGGAGTAAGCAGCCAGCCCCGACCCCTAGTGATAGATGTACACAGTCAGTTCCATCTATTGATGTCGGGAGTAAACAGCCAGCCCCGGCCCCTGGGGATGGATGTACACAGTCAGTTCCACCCATCGATGCCGGGAGTAAACATCCAGCCCCGACCCCTGGGGATGGATGTACACAGTCAGTTCCATCTATTGATGTCGGGAGTAAACAGCCAGCCCCGGCCCATGGGGATGGATGTACACAGTCAGTTCCATCCATTGATGCCGAGAGTAAACATCCAGCCCCGACCCCTGGGGCTGGAGGTACCACGACTCTTAACATAAGAGATTCAAAGACTGTCAGCACAGCAGATGGCGGGTGGGGATGGATTGTTACATTTGCGAGCTTATTCGTTAGTTTGGTGGTAGACGGTGTTAATGGAGTATCTGGCATATTCTACAAAGAATTTCTAAATACGTTTGGAGGAAGCAAAGGGAAAACGCAAACCACCTTTTCTGTAATGTTTGGAACGCTTTTGTTTCTGG GTCCATTGACTGGAGTGGTGGTGAGAAAATACGGGTCTCGGAGAGTGGCAATATGTGGAGGGCTTATTGCTAGTTCCGGGTTTTTCCTTTCTACATTCTCACCGAGCCTTGACGTCATGATTCTTCTGTATGGATTTGTTGGGG GGTTTGGATTCGCGCTACTCTATTCTAATTCCCTTGTTACTGTTGGAATGTATTTCGAGAAGCGCCGAGCACTTGCTACCGGGATAGCAGTGTCCGGATCTGGAGTAGGTGTTTTAGTGATGGCTCCAATGATCGAACTCCTCCTGGAGATTTATGGATGGAAAGGAACAATTTGGATAATGTCTGCGTTTGTTCTAAACACTGTGGTGTGTGGTGCCTTATATAGACCTGCCAGTAGCCGACAGAGTATTTTATTGAAGTTAAACAAATCCTCCGAAGACTCTACCATCACGTCAAAAAAGAACTCAATAAATATCAGACGGTGTTGCGGTTTGTTGGACATATTTGAACTGTCATTGCTGAAACGACCTGTCCTACTGATACAGATTTGCTGGTGTTTTCTAAATATGATGG GATACAATATTCCATTCGGTTACCTGCCAGTACATAGTGTATCCGTGGGGCTGTCCTCCCGGGAAAGTGCTCTTCTGATTTCAATCATCGGGATATCGAGTATTGTGTCACGTGTCCTGGTCGGTTACATATCTGACAAGTCGTGTGTGAATACTTTTGTTCTGAACAGTGTCATGTTGTTGATAGGGGCGCTAAGCACAAGCCTGGTTCCATATTACACCACGTTTGCAAGTCTGGCGCTGTACTCAATTGTGTATGGAGCTACTACAG CTACCTTTGCTACGCTAATGACTGTCAACCTGGTGAAAATGATTGGAGTCCAATTTCTCTCCGCAACATTAGGAATACAGTTGTTTTGTAATGGCTCGGGATCATTTATTGGACCTCCAATTGCAG GTGTTTTATCTGAAATGACCGGGAGCTACAACAGTGTATTTTACTTCGGTGGTGCCGTCATTGGACTCGCGGGATTTCTCAGCTTACCGTTAATCTGTATGGCAAGAAGACAGGAGGAGCAACAAATGACAGTCGAAATCAACCAAAGATACTCTACAGCTGATACAATATCAAACGTCTCACTAAAGTCATTCAGGTCAACATCAGATACATTACCATAA